The Reichenbachiella carrageenanivorans region TTGCCTTTAGTTTGGCTACTTGTTTTTCCACTAGTTTATCTTCTATTTTTTCAAACAATAAGGCTGGCTTCTCTATGTTTTGTCCAGCCAGTAGGATATTGGCAGATCCTGCTTCGTCCCATTTTTCTCCATCCATATTGAGCATGGTAGAGATTTTTTCGGCTGTTCTTGGTAGGAATGGCTCACAAAGAATGGATAAGTTGGCAGCGATTTGCAAGGCCACATTCAAGATCGTAGCCGTTCGTTTTTCATCAGTTTTGATCAGCTTCCAAGGTTCCGTATCGGCCAGGTATTTGTTGCCCAGTCTAGCCAAATCCATCAAATGAGACAGTGCTTCTCTAAAGCGATACTTGTCAATGCTATCCGCTATTTTGTCGGGGAAAGTGGCCATTTCCTTAATGACCTGCTCATCTACTCCTTCTACATGGGCAGCGGGCAATTTACCATCAAAATATTTGTGAGTGAGGACTACGGCACGGTTCACGAAATTCCCAAAAATAGCCACTAACTCGTTGTTGACTCTGGCTTGGTAATCTTTCCATACAAATTCGCTGTCCTTAGTCTCTGGCGCAATAGATGTCAGTACATATCTTAGTTCGTCTTCCTTTCCTGGAAATTCGTCTAGGTATTCGTGCAACCAAACGGCCCAGTTTCTCGACGTAGATATTTTCTCTCCTTCAAGGTTTAAAAATTCGTTGGCAGGTACATTTTCTGGTAAGATGTATCCGCCGTGGGCATGAAGAATCGCAGGAAATATGATGCAATGGAAGACGATGTTGTCTTTGCCAATGAAGTGAATCAAGCAAGATTCATCTTCAGGATTGTCTTGTGTTTTCCAGTAGTCCTCCCAGTTTTTGTTGTTTTCTTTTGCCCAGTCTTTTGTGGCTGAGATATAGCCGATGGGTGCATCCAGCCATACATACAATTTTTTTCCTTCGGCGTGTGGGAGCGGCACATCCACACCCCAGTCGAGGTCTCTGGTCATAGCACGAGGTTGTAATCCTTCTTTTAGCCATGAGCTACATTGTCCGTAGACGTTGGTTTTCCATTCGCCTTTTTTGCCTTCTATCAGCCATTCTTCTAGCCAAGGCTGGTATTTGTCTAGTGGCAGGTACCAGTGTTTGGTGGTTTTCAAGACGGGCGTTTTTCCACTTAGCGTGGAAATGGGGTTGATCAAGTCAGTGGCGTTGAGCGAGGTACCACATTTTTCGCATTGGTCGCCATAGGCAGCAGGGTGGCTGCACTTGGGACAAGTGCCCGTCACGTACCTATCAGCAAGAAACTGTTTGTACTCTTCGTCGTAAAATTGCTCTGATTTCTTTTCGGTAAATTCTCCTTTTTCATAGAGATTTAGAAAAAACTCCTGAGAAGTCTTGTGGTGAACTTTTTTGGATGTCCGATGATACATGTCGAACGAAATGCCAAACCTTTCGAAAGTATCCTTGTTGATTTTGTGATACTTGTCTATGATCTCTTGAGGTGTGGTGTCTTCTTTCTTGGCTCTGAGCGTAATAGCTGCTCCGTGCTCGTCGCTACCACAGACGTAGGCTACTTCTTTTCCTTTGCTACGAAGATAGCGCACATAGGTATCTGCAGGCAAGTAGGCTCCAGCGATGTGACCAATATGTAAGGGGCCATTCGCATAAGGAAGGGCAGAAGTGACAGTGTATCTTTTGAACTCTTTTTGCACGGATTTTTTTTCGGCAAAGATAGAAATATTCGAAAGCTCTCAGATGGATTTAATAGTTATTTAAAATCTGAAATTTAATACACTCATTTTTTGGTAACTTGTGTCAAACCAATCCTATTTCAAATTGTCTCCAGACCTGATATATTTATTAGACAAGAATGGTTACACGGTTTTTCAGACCAGCGATCATTTTGTGGTTCGCAAACAGGTATTCGCATCATGGGGCGTGTTGGGCTTGTTTTTGTCGTTGGGCGCTATATTTTTTGCTATTGGCGTTTATGTCATTTCATTTGAGAATGTACTTGGATCAGGGGTGCTTGTTATGGCTGTGGGATTGATTTTGATATTTGCACCGTTCTTCAATTATCTCACGGCAGCCTATCGTAGTCTGGTCATTGACAAAAAACACAAAACCATTCTGTTTAGAGCTGGTTTTTCCAGAGCGTACCTTTTCACGGAAGTGAAAGAAATGAAACTCGAAGTGCAAGATAGATACGCTGATGCCAATGCCTTTTCAGATTCGAATAAAGAATTTTACTATACCATTTCGGCTTATATGGCACGAGGAGATAGAGAAGAATTGCTTACGCTAAAATTCAGAAATGAAGATAACGAGCGACTAATGTTTGATTTGAAAGACTATATGCAGACACTGCTGACCTACAATTGCTAATACTTGATGTGTAAGTTTTTTCGAGTGAGTATGAGCATCATAAAATCGGGGTCTTGGTGCATTATGCGTACAAAAATAAAACTGCTGCCTTGTAGTATTGCCATGGCTCCACGCTGTTTCGAAAACCCATACCATCTTTTTAGTTTTTTATCATAATTCAACGGTACCTCTGGTGCTTCTAGGTAGGTTGAGATTTTTGCTTTGGCTTCAGCTTCGCATTGAGACTTGGAAGTCGCTAGTTCTTGAGAGAAGGTAATTTTTTCGTCGTACTCATTGGTTAGTGCTAAGAAGACTGGCGAAGGCCTATCGGTGCCATCTGCAGTGATACTAAACCCATCTGGTATGTTGAACCGTAGTCCCAACCCCTCATTTTCATACACTGGATTTTCGTAGTAGAATGGAAGGATTTGATGAGATACAGCGTATTTCTTATCGCCGAGGAGAAAATTTTGGACTTGTATGTCCTTGAGCTTAGGCATGCTTTCTAAATAAGCCTGATGGATATTTTGCCCTGGTTGGCTTCTGTACAATACGATTTGTAATGCGGGATTTAGTGGGGTATCACTTGTTAGGTCGTAGCTCTTCCAGTTGTCATCGATGACCAGCTCTACCCATGTTTTTGCTGTCCAAAACCATTGCGCATAAGCGTACCCGTAGACCAACCGTGCCGGAATACCTAATGCTTGGGTAAGCGCAATGAGAGCCAAATGCGGATAATCATTCGTGCGTGCGTAGTGGACAAGACGCTTGAGGTTTTGTGACCTGCTCAGCGAGTCGACGGTGAGTGAATCGACGAGGGCTTTTGCTTGGCCATGTGACCAAAGAAATGCGGTAGATGTGAGGTATGCCGTGTCGACGTCTAGTACAGGCTGTGAGGTCTGTCGGATGCTGATCCTGTACCAGCTGCTGTCGGCTTTGGAAATGCTCTGATTGGGGTAGAATGCTGAGGAGTAATTGATACTGTCAAGGCCTTGGACGTCTACGCGGATCTTTTGTATACGCTTGGGGTCTGGCAGTCGCACATTGGATCGCAACTGATGGGGGGTGAAGGTGGTCGTGTTGAAAAATTGAGCAAATGAGGGATTGCTGACAAGTGTCATCTTTATTTCTCCGAAAGGGGAGGGAGAGCGAGCTTCTATTAAGCGAAATTGTTTGTCGTATTTTTGAAGTGTCGTTTTGGTATCATTGATGGTCTCTTTTACTAGCCAGTATTTCTGCGCTTTTTCGATGCTAAAGTCAATTAGTTCACGCGTGACCTTGATTGGCTGATTCAGCTCGGTGGAGTAGGTATGATAACAGAAAGAAGCCCCAATGGAGTCGAGTAGAACGGTGCTCATGCACTTGATTTTGTCAGGCCCTATCAGGTTGGGCCAAGTCGCTTGTTGAGTGAGGAGGCCGTCAGGAGACACGAAAGACAAAGAGTCGTGTAGGAAGGTCACATCAAAACGTAAAGTGTCTCTGAAAAACTGTGTCCAAGAGATGGAGGAGAGAAGGCCTGCGTCTGATTCCACGAAGTGTGTTTGGGTATGGTAGGAGAGGGTATCGTCGAGCGTGAGGATTTCAAGGTCGAGAGAGGAGAAGGTATGTGTGTAGCCGCTATGTTCAGTGCTTTGACGGAAAGCGCCTGTTCTGTGATGGTCTATTTCTATTTGGTACTGGAGCGTTTGTCCTATGGAGAGGTGAAAGACGCAAAAAAAACTAAGTATTAGGGCAGGTATCTTCATTGAAAAATGTTGATTTCAATCTTTAGAACAATATAAATAAAAAAAGAGCGCTGAAAATATTCAGCGCTCTTTCCTTTATCATTTTTTGTCTTTAGAAAATCGTCTGAACAATATCGTTGAAGAAGGCAAAGACCATGAGGCTCAACAGGATGATCATACCTACTTTTTGTGCATTTTCTAAAAATTTATCAGACGGTTTTCTGCCAGATACGATTTCGTATGTCAAAAATACCACGTGTCCGCCATCCAATGCAGGAATAGGCAAGAAGTTCATAAAGGCCAATACCATGGATAGCAAGCCTGTCATGTTCCAGAACTTGTTCCAGTCCCAGGTGCCTCCAAACATTTGTGCAATACGAATTGGCCCGCTGAGCGATTTGGATACCGCTACATCCCCAGAGAAGATTTTTCCCAAGCCTTTGATGTTGGCCCATACCACATTGAACGCCTGAGTAGTGCCGATAGGAATAGCTTCTCCAAAGGAGTATTCATCATGCTGATAGTCGATCAGAGGGCTTGGCTGAAAGCCAATGGTGCCATCTGTAGTCACATGGAATGTTAATGTTTTTGAACTGTTGTCTGCTCGTTTTACTGTGACCACCACATCTTTGTCTTTGTTGGCCGTAAGGATGGCTTTCAATTGATCGAAGTATATGGCTGGTTTATTGTTGACCGTTAGAATTTGATCACCAGCGAGTAGGCCTCCTTTGGCTGCTTCTGTGCCTGAAAGTACATCTCCCACATAGTATGGAAATCTAAAATCAATGAACCTGTCCTTATATTTCTTATCTGTCAGTTTGTTTAAAAAACCATCAGGGAAAGCTAGTGTGAAAATAGAGTCGTTACGTTTGACTTGGTAGGTAGGCTGATCTGCAAATAGCACATCCATACTTAGCAAGTCTGTAAATCTGTCGTAGTCTTTGCCATTTACCTTTAGGATCACATCGCCCGTTTGGAGACCTATTTCTTGCCCTAATTCAGAAGCAACTATGCCGTGCTTGTTTAGTTCTTCTTTAGGAATATAAGAGTTGCCATTGCTGTAGACCAAGAAAACAAAGATGATGATGCCCGTAATGACATTCACGATGATGCCGCCCATCATCACAATCAGTCGTTGCCAGGCTGGCTTGGCTCTAAATTCCCAATCTTCGGGCTCGGCAGACATGCTTTCGGTGTCAAGAGACTCGTCTATCATCCCAGAGATTTTCACAAATCCACCTAATGGTATCGCCCCAAAGGAGTATTCGGTTTCACCGTATTGAAATCCCCAGATTTTTGGCGGGAAGCCAATCGAATATTTTTCTACCCTCATACCGAAGGCTTTTGCGGCAATCAAATGCCCAAATTCGTGCACACCCACCAAAATGGATAATCCCAACAAAAGTTGGGCAGTCATTATTAGTCCTTCCATCAATTAATTAATTCAGTTGCTAATATTCGCGTTTCTTTATCAGTCTCTACATAATCATCAAAACCAGGTGCGGAGATATACGGAATCTTATTTAGACAGGATGCTACCACATCAGACATCTCCAAGAAGCCGATACGGTCTTCTAAAAATTTTGATACCGCAATTTCGTTAGCTGCATTCAATATACAAGGTTGATTACCACCTTTTTTTAGGGCTTCGTATGATAGTGCAAGGTTTTTGAAAGTTTCTAGGTCTGGTTTTTCAAAAGTCAATTCAGGGTAATCCATAAAATTGAACCTAGGGAAATCTGTTTTTAGTCGATTGGGGTAAGTTAGAGCATATTGGATTGGCAGTTTCATGTCTGGCAATCCCATTTGTGCTTTGATAGAACCATCTTCAAACTGCACCATAGAATGGATGATAGATTGCGGATGAACCACCACCTCTATTTGTTCGCTGGTCAGATCGAAGAGCCATTTGGCTTCAATCACTTCCAAGCCTTTGTTCATCAAGCTGGCAGAGTCGATGGTGATTTTGGCTCCCATTTCCCAATTGGGGTGTTTGAGTGCTTGTTCTTTTTTTACTTTCGTTAAAAAATCACGATTCTTTCCTCTGAACGGTCCGCCCGAAGCAGTCAAAATGATTTTCTCTATAGGATTGGCGAATTCGCCAGTTAGGCATTGGAAAATGGCTGAGTGTTCAGAGTCTACAGGCAAAATAGGGACTCGCTTTTTTTTGGCTAGGGTAGTCACGAGTTCGCCAGCGACCACCAGCGTTTCTTTGTTGGCCAGTGCAATGGCTTTGCCTGCCTCAATGGCTCGGAGCGTAGGCTTTAGCCCCGCATAGCCAACCAAGGCTGTCAATACGACATCCACCTCTTCTAGTTCTGCGGCATGGCAAATTGCCGATTCGCCTGCATATACTTTGATGTCAAGTGCGTCAAGTGCGTCAAATACTTTCTGATATTTGTCTTCATTGGCAATCACCACTAGGTTGGGTTTGAACTGGGCTGCCTGCTTGATGAGCAAATCCGCATTCTCATTAGCTGTAATGGCTTCTAATTCGAAATGATCTGGATTGGCTTCGATCACTTCCAGGGCTTGCGTGCCGATCGAGCCTGTAGAACCAAGTATGGATATTTTCTTTTTCAAATGTTCAATTTTGGGTGATTACCTGATTTCAAAAAGCAGCTGCAAAACTATAAAGAATAGGTGGGTTGTGACTGATCTTTTCCAAAGTTATCAACTTTGGAAAGGTTATAACTTGAGGCGAATCAATTGGTCTGCAATCTTTCGATCATTAGACAGTCTCGGTACTTTATTTTGACCACCGAGTTTGCCTTGGGATTTCATGTATTGGATGAAGGCATCTTTTCTTAGTGGCACAATTTCCAGTCTTTGGAGAATGTTTCCTACTATGAGGTCATCATAGTAAACATTCAACTTGCGTAAATTTTGGTCGATGGTATTAGCAAAGCGTTCGAAGTCTTTGGGTAGTTGCCCAAACTCGACAAACCATTGGTGGCGTGGCAGGCCTGTGTCTGGGGTTACCTGTGGGGCTACTGTCAACTCTGTGATTTCTGTTTCTGGCTGCTCTAGTACGGCTGCTTTTATGGCTTTTTCTACTTCCTGCCCTATGACATGCTCCCCAAAAGCAGAGATGAAATGTTTGATCCTACCAGTGACTACCAAGCGATAAGGTGAGGTAGAGACAAACTTTACCGTGTCGCCTATTGAGTAGCCCCATAGGCCTGCATTGCTGTTGAGAATCAAAGCATAGTTGACTCCTGTTTTTACTTCGCCGATACTCAATCTGGTGGGCTGCTCGTCGAAATATTCATCCGTAGGGATGAATTCGAAAAAGATCCCAGAGTTAAGTAGGAGTAGGAGGCCTTCCTGATCCAAGGTATCTTGATGGGCAATAAAACCTTCGGAGGCGGGGTAAGTTTCTACAGAATCAATGGTTTTTCCGATGCTTTCAAACAACTTGGCTTTATAAGGCTCGAAGTTGACTCCGCCATATACGAATAACGAAAAGTTGGGGAAGAGGTCTTTGATGGCTTTGCCAGTTTTGGCGGTGAGTCGGTCGAAGTACATTTGCACCCAAGGGGGAATCCCAGAGATCAGTGTCATGTTTTCTTGGTATGTCTCTTGTACGATCTGGTCTACTTTGGCTTCCCAGTCTTCAATGCAGTTGGTTTCGTAGCTAGGCATTTGGTTGGATCGCAGGTAGCCTGGCACGTGATGGTTGACAATGCCTGACAAACGTCCCGTGTGTATGCCGTTGGTTTGTGTCATGATGGGGCTGCCAGAGAGAAAGATAAGGTTGCCATCGAGAAACTGACTGTTGCCAGAATGATAGACGTAGTTTAGTAGTGCATTTCGAGCGCTGTTGATGTGATTAGGGATGGAGTCTTTGGTGATTGGGATGTATTTGGTGCCTGAGGTAGTGCCTGAGGTTTTGGCAAAGTAGGCGGGTAAGCCTGGCCAAAGCACGTCAGGCTCGCCAGTTTTGACTCGGTCCACATAGGCGCGTAAGGCTTCGTAGTCTCCTACTGGCACTGCTTCTTTGAATTCCTGATAGTTACCGACATCTTTAAACCTATGGTCTTTACCAAAGGCTGTGTGAGCCGCTTTTTGGGTAATGTTAGCGAGAATTTTCTCCTGAGTGGGTATTGGGTTTGCTGCCCATTGGTTTTGTTGATTGATGATGTATTTGGCGAATGGCTTACTGAGTATCGATCGGATGCCCATGTTTATTAGTATTTGCTTTGTACGGTTTGGAGTTCTTCATCAGTGAGCGGAGCCAGCCCCACTGTGATTCTGTTTTCATTCACCGAATTTACATCTTCCAAAGGAAACAAGACGGGTTTGTCTTCTACATAATTCCATTGTGTACCATAGCGCTGCGGTTGTTTTTTGTTTACTAATATTCGGTCTTTCATTGTTGCCATTTGCGACAAGCTTGATTCTCCTCTTTTGGCGGAAGCTTCTAGCAAGGGATAGTATTTTTCTCTAAACTGGTCGTTAGAGTTTTGAATGGCAAGAAAAAGCGAAATATTAGCCTTTTTGCCAATCAATGAGCGGCCCAGCCAGCCATGTTCTGTGAGTACGCTAACGACATACTGGAGGTGAATTGAATCTTGAAAGTTGATCAATTGATTGAGTGAATCCATAGGGTATGATTCGAAACCATAGCGTTCGGCAGTGGGCATTACTGCTTCGCGTACTTCGATGCTTTGATCTACAAATCGTTCCAGTTTTTCACGAAGACTGCTGTAGTCTTGTGCCCAACTTGTCGTAGAGACAAGAACTAAGCAGGCTACCAAATGTTTTTTCAAGTCCAATCCCAATTATAAGTATGAATGTTTTCTAATGCAGCCACGGTCAGATCGATAGACGCTTGAATATCGTCTTTGTCGGCCATCTCAATGACTTGGTGTAGGTGCCTGGTGGGTATAGATATGGCGCCAGATATGGCACCGTTTTTACCTTTTTGCTGGATGCCCGAAGTATCCGTGCCTCCAGCTACAAGGATTTCATTTTGCCATTTTATTTTATGATCGTCGGCTGTTTTTCTTAGGAAGTTGACCATGCGTGTATCGCAAATTGTCATGGCGTCTAGTATTTTGATGGCAGTGCCATTGCCTAATTCGGTCACGTACTCGTGTGGCTGTGCACCAGGGAGATCGTAGGCGATGGTGGTGTCTAGTGCAATCCCAAAATCTGGATTGATGCTGTGTGCAGCTACATTAGCTCCTCTGATACCTACTTCTTCTTGTACAGAAAAAACGGCGTATACGTCGTGTGCATTGTTTTTCAATTGTTTCAAAGCTTCGATCAGAATGAAAACCGATACCCGATTGTCGATCGATTTACAGTTGACACAGTTGCCCATTTCGATGAGATCTCGTTCACGGGTTACAGGATCCCCTACAGCTACGATTTTTTCTACTTCTTCTTTGGGCATACCCAAGTCGATGAAGTAGTCCTCTTTCTTCGCTGGTTTTTCTCTTTCGGCAGGAGACATTACATGTATGGGTTTGCTGCTCATCACACCGATAATGTCCTTTTTGCCATGTACGACCACTCGCTGTGCTGTAAAAGTTTTAGGATCGAATCCTCCAAGGGTTTGAAAACGAAGAAATCCTAGGTCGTCTATGTGGCTGACGATGAAACCGATTTCGTCCATGTGAGCAGCAAGCATTACTTTTTTTGGTGCTTTTGTCGACCCTCGCTTGATGGTAATGAGGTTTCCCATGTTGTCGATGTGGTACTCGTCTACATGGTTTTTTACTTCTTCTATCACTAGGTTTCTGATTCTGGATTCGAACCCAGGAGCACCTGCGATTTCACATATGTTTTTTAAGAGGGGGATATTTAGTGGCATTTGATACTTTTATTTTGAATTAAGACTCGATTCTTTTTTCCACTACTTTGGACTTTGTTTTGAAGCTATTTTGCTACTGAAGACCAGTACCAGTAGTGTTGCGATTGAATAACTTTAGTATAGAACAACTTTTGTTATGAAAGTTTGCCGTTTAGATATTCTGATTTTACGAATATGAAAAGACGTATGATATGATTTGTTGAAAATGTGCGCACGAGAAGATTCGAACTTCCACGAGCGTGAGCTCACCAGCCCCTCAAGCTGGCGTGTCTACCAATTTCACCACGTGCGCATTTATATTGTGATGAGCCCAAATAATTTGGGATTGCAAAAATAGAAGGAATGTTGAAAAATCATCACAATCTCATTTCTAATTTTAAAAGTATTTATTTTTTAATCTCCCAGATAGAATCCACAAAATACCGATGGGTATCAAATAGATCTTTTTTGATAATGAACCCTGATTTTTTAGCCAGTTGGTGTAATTGTTTCAAAGCATATTTTCTTGAGATTTCGGTGTGAATGGGCTCCCATTTTGCGAAATGAAACGTGTTTTTTTCGATAGTGACGTCTTGTTCTATTTTGCTAAGGAGGGCGCTTTTACATTCGCCAGTCACGGGGTCGTAGGTGGCATGGTGTTCAAACTGTGCTACGTCGAAATTTGCTCCTAGCTCACGGTTGATTCTGTGGAGTAAGTTGTAGTTGAACGATGCAGTGATACCTGCGGGATCATTGTAGGCAAGAAGGATTTTACGTGGTTCTTTTTTTAGATCTACACCTATGAGTAGTAAATCGCCTGTATTTAGTTTGTCAGAAATCTCAGAAGTAAAGGACAACGCTTCTTCATTGGTGAAGTTGCCGATGTTGGAGCCTAGAAATAGCACCACATTTCGTTTGTTGTTGCCTTCTTTCAAGAGGTTCAGCACTTCAAAGTAGTCACCTTGTATGCCTTTAAAAGACAGTGCAGGCATTTCTTTGGTCAGGGATTGATTTAGCTGATCCAATGCATTTTGTGAAATGTCGATAGGCACATAGTCGAATGGGATCTCATGATCCAGTAGTTCTTTGAGGAGTACTTTTGTTTTCATGCCATCGCCAGCTCCAAACTCAATAAGATTAAACGGCTCCTTGTTGGGCGCAAAAAGTTGGGCAATTTCACATTTGTGAGTTTGAAAAATATCCAGCTCAGCATTGGTCAAATAATACTCTTCCATATGCATGATTTGCTGAAAAAGTTCATCTCCTTTTTTATCGTAAAAGTATTTTGATGAGAGGTGTTTAGGTTCATCAGACAGGCCTTTGTGGACATCTGTTAAGAATTGCTTGTTTTTGATTATATCTTTTTCGATCGTTTCAAACATGTTTTGCTAGGCGTATTCCAGTAAAATGCCATTTTAATTGTGGGTGAAAAAAATTTCTGTACGATGACCGAACATGATCCTTTGGTGTGGCGAATGAGCCACCTTTGAGTACCATTTGATTGATCATAAATTTTCCATTGTATTCTCCTATAGCTCCCTCTTTTGTTTTGAAAAATGGGTAGGGTAGATAGGCCGAGTTGGTCCATTCCCATACGTCGCCATAAAATTGGTAATGACCTTCTGTTGCACCTAAAGTGCTGAGAGCTGCGTTTTCAATAAAGTTTGCTTCAGGGTGTATAGTTGCTTCATGTGTACGGCAGGCTACTTCCCATTCAAATTCGGTAGGTAGTCTCATACCCTTCCATTGCGCAAAAGCGGCTGCTTCGTAATGGCTGACGTGCGTCACAGGTTCGTGTAGATTTAGCTTCTGCAAGCCAAAAAAAGTGTACTGATGCCATTCGTTGTCGATCTGGTGCCAGTGCATAGGAGCAGTTTCTTTGTTTTCTTGCACCCAAGCCCAGCCTTCCATGTACCAATGTCTGAAATCTTGATACCCTCCAGCTTCTATAAATTCGAGATATTCCCCATTGGTAATCAGCCGATCGCCGACCTCATAGTCGTGTAAGTACACTTGATGTACACCTAGTTCATTGTCGAAACAAAAGCCCTCTTGCTGGTGCCCAATGGTGTAGTTGCCAGCTGAGATGGGCAAAAAAACAAGCGGTCGACTTTCGGTAGTTGGGATCGTTTCTTTTGGTGTGTAGGCGGGAAAGAGTGGGTTATTGCCTAGAATGTATTTGATGTCGTAGACCAAAAGCTCTTGGTGCTGTTGTTCGTGCTGGAGTCCTAGTTCGAGTAGGTTGGCGATCTCGGGATTTAGGTCGGTTGTAGTATTTAAAAACGCCAGCATTTGTTCATCCACATAGGCTCTATACTTATAGATCTCTTCTGTAGTGGGTCTGGTTAGATTGCCTCGATCGGTACGGAGTACTCGTTTGCCGATCGATTCGTAGTAGCTATTGAATACGAAATTGAACTCTGGGTGATAGACCTGATAGTTTTTAGCATGCGTTTCCAAGATCATTTTTTCGAAAAACCATGTGGTGTGTCCCAAATGCCATTTGGGAGGACTCACATCCACGACCGGTTGCACTACCATGTCTTCTTTTTCTAAAGGAGCGCAGAGACGAAGGGATTGATTTCGCACCCGTTGATATTTTTCCTTGAAA contains the following coding sequences:
- the egtD gene encoding L-histidine N(alpha)-methyltransferase, which gives rise to MFETIEKDIIKNKQFLTDVHKGLSDEPKHLSSKYFYDKKGDELFQQIMHMEEYYLTNAELDIFQTHKCEIAQLFAPNKEPFNLIEFGAGDGMKTKVLLKELLDHEIPFDYVPIDISQNALDQLNQSLTKEMPALSFKGIQGDYFEVLNLLKEGNNKRNVVLFLGSNIGNFTNEEALSFTSEISDKLNTGDLLLIGVDLKKEPRKILLAYNDPAGITASFNYNLLHRINRELGANFDVAQFEHHATYDPVTGECKSALLSKIEQDVTIEKNTFHFAKWEPIHTEISRKYALKQLHQLAKKSGFIIKKDLFDTHRYFVDSIWEIKK
- the egtB gene encoding ergothioneine biosynthesis protein EgtB, producing the protein MISTVTYSKPPDSSLSYFKEKYQRVRNQSLRLCAPLEKEDMVVQPVVDVSPPKWHLGHTTWFFEKMILETHAKNYQVYHPEFNFVFNSYYESIGKRVLRTDRGNLTRPTTEEIYKYRAYVDEQMLAFLNTTTDLNPEIANLLELGLQHEQQHQELLVYDIKYILGNNPLFPAYTPKETIPTTESRPLVFLPISAGNYTIGHQQEGFCFDNELGVHQVYLHDYEVGDRLITNGEYLEFIEAGGYQDFRHWYMEGWAWVQENKETAPMHWHQIDNEWHQYTFFGLQKLNLHEPVTHVSHYEAAAFAQWKGMRLPTEFEWEVACRTHEATIHPEANFIENAALSTLGATEGHYQFYGDVWEWTNSAYLPYPFFKTKEGAIGEYNGKFMINQMVLKGGSFATPKDHVRSSYRNFFHPQLKWHFTGIRLAKHV